The following proteins are encoded in a genomic region of Coleofasciculus sp. FACHB-T130:
- a CDS encoding heme A synthase, translating to MTESVLHQDVRTPEDSHPRDKIRRLVFRLGVATLVLMAIGSATRVMNAGLACPDWPLCYGQLVPSSQMNLQVFLEWFHRLDAAAIGFGAIALAVLSWWHRLSLPKWLPWASTFALFLVVFQGVLGGLTVTQLLRFDIVTAHLGTALLFFITLLTIGAALLPYQGTGTVGKLPWVSLTAAILVYLQSLLGGLVGSRWALHQCFGAQELCTVMNSHIAGVVPPTLAIVAVVLLAWRTPALHPMLRRLANLGGGLLVLQVILGVATFRLHLQVEPLTVAHQAVGAALLGTLVAFTVLALRDRASVIPNPSV from the coding sequence ATGACAGAATCCGTCCTTCATCAGGATGTTCGCACTCCGGAGGATTCCCACCCAAGGGACAAGATCCGTCGCTTGGTGTTTCGGCTGGGCGTCGCTACGCTGGTTTTGATGGCGATTGGGAGTGCCACAAGAGTGATGAATGCTGGGCTAGCGTGCCCGGATTGGCCTCTATGCTACGGTCAACTGGTGCCTTCTTCGCAGATGAATCTTCAGGTGTTTCTGGAGTGGTTTCACAGGTTGGACGCGGCAGCAATCGGCTTCGGCGCGATCGCGCTAGCAGTTCTTTCCTGGTGGCATCGGCTATCGCTCCCTAAATGGTTGCCTTGGGCGTCCACCTTCGCACTCTTTTTAGTGGTATTTCAGGGCGTCTTGGGGGGACTGACGGTCACGCAACTGCTGCGTTTTGACATTGTCACCGCTCACCTGGGAACCGCACTGTTGTTTTTTATCACCCTACTGACAATCGGCGCGGCACTCTTGCCTTATCAAGGCACGGGAACGGTTGGAAAATTGCCGTGGGTGAGTTTAACGGCTGCAATTTTGGTCTATCTACAAAGCCTCCTGGGTGGATTAGTGGGTTCTCGCTGGGCGCTCCATCAGTGCTTTGGGGCGCAAGAGTTGTGTACGGTGATGAATAGCCACATTGCGGGTGTCGTTCCCCCAACTTTAGCGATCGTTGCTGTCGTGCTTTTGGCATGGCGCACACCCGCACTGCACCCGATGCTGCGCCGTCTGGCTAATCTGGGTGGTGGTTTACTGGTGTTACAAGTGATTCTCGGTGTGGCGACCTTCCGCTTGCACCTCCAAGTAGAACCACTGACCGTCGCTCACCAGGCAGTCGGAGCCGCCTTACTCGGAACGCTTGTTGCTTTTACTGTTTTGGCGTTGCGCGATCGCGCCAGTGTCATTCCCAACCCTTCCGTATAG
- a CDS encoding heme o synthase codes for MQEMIVGTDVSRRHQNFLEVIQSYYQLTKPRIIPLLLITTAASMWMASDGQVDPLLLLVTMAGGTLAAASAQTLNCIYDRDIDYAMERTRHRPIPSGRVQSRDALIFAIVLACLSFTLLTVFANLLSALLAMSGVVFYMGIYTHLLKRHTTQNIVIGGAAGAIPALVGWAAVTGTLSWAAWLLFAIVFVWTPPHFWALALMIRDDYAKVGIPMLPVVEGEVVTTRQIWLYTLIMVPMTLLLVYPLGASGIVYGIVASILGSLFIKKAWQMLQSPGDKQVARSLFKYSILYMMLLCTGIVVDSLPVTHQFTAFVGEHLQTFISAIAILQ; via the coding sequence ATGCAGGAAATGATAGTTGGAACCGATGTCTCCCGCAGACACCAAAACTTCCTAGAGGTCATTCAGAGTTACTACCAGCTGACAAAGCCCCGAATTATCCCGCTGCTGCTGATCACAACGGCGGCGAGTATGTGGATGGCATCAGATGGACAGGTAGATCCGCTGTTGTTATTGGTGACGATGGCGGGTGGAACGCTCGCTGCCGCATCTGCTCAAACCCTCAACTGCATCTACGATCGCGATATCGATTATGCAATGGAGCGCACCCGCCACCGCCCGATTCCTTCTGGTCGTGTGCAATCCCGCGATGCGCTAATTTTTGCAATTGTCCTGGCTTGTCTTTCTTTCACCTTGCTGACAGTTTTCGCCAACCTGCTGTCCGCCCTCTTAGCAATGTCAGGCGTTGTCTTCTACATGGGCATCTACACCCACTTGCTAAAACGCCACACCACGCAAAACATCGTGATTGGCGGTGCCGCAGGAGCGATCCCGGCGCTAGTCGGTTGGGCCGCTGTTACCGGCACCTTAAGCTGGGCAGCTTGGCTGCTTTTTGCGATTGTGTTTGTGTGGACGCCTCCCCATTTCTGGGCGTTAGCTTTAATGATTCGAGATGACTACGCCAAGGTCGGGATTCCGATGCTGCCAGTGGTTGAAGGGGAAGTGGTCACGACTCGGCAAATTTGGCTTTACACGCTGATTATGGTACCGATGACGTTGTTGCTGGTTTATCCTTTGGGCGCGTCTGGTATCGTTTATGGGATTGTTGCCTCAATCCTGGGGAGTCTCTTTATTAAGAAAGCATGGCAGATGTTGCAGTCACCTGGAGATAAACAGGTCGCGCGATCGCTGTTTAAATACTCCATCCTCTACATGATGCTGCTCTGCACCGGCATTGTCGTCGATAGTTTACCAGTAACGCATCAATTCACCGCATTTGTTGGCGAACATCTCCAGACATTCATTAGCGCGATCGCAATTTTGCAATGA